One window of the Ammospiza nelsoni isolate bAmmNel1 chromosome 17, bAmmNel1.pri, whole genome shotgun sequence genome contains the following:
- the PGAP6 gene encoding post-GPI attachment to proteins factor 6, whose amino-acid sequence MAGAAGPPLPPLLLLLQLLALPAGRAGPDSLYVSEYFSQSAQKLSFYSWYGNAKLFHFHVPEDTVLLRWLLQASRGKGPECTSMEITVHFRHGAPPVINPLGTRFPANATVRPSYNISITLSSAVQNTTFVNVTTPAAGDWFIAAHLPQAAGRIEVKGFSTPCPYMFQADMFVLRLTDMPVLEPGVPMPHTVVSPAKPLHVKVFVPKHAAAMRFQLSSCVTSEQRACTVRVLLGSITLPQSFQRSLTCTGSTNCSLALESPPWEKWLQIMVESLGTANASVSVEMLTTFTVCRPGSSSSFLNFISLNQSQAGARPGAAGSSAGAAAGAPQNTSGQRSSSCLQSQPVVREDLDVVSVRYRLLNGPSVPVSSLAPTLLLLNLNTGMDSGGSLVVSLLLNKTSVSLANATVAACVSAASPVLSLNATQNCSTAFSQGYPLSVSTSSAEATLIVLYPQTDDWFLSLQLLCPRAQGGCAGAEGRVSVFAYLTPCFNDCGPYGQCSLLRRHGFLYAGCSCKAGWGGWSCTDDSKAQTVGTQNLATLLLTLSNLMFLPAIVVAVYRFYLVEASVYTYTMFFSTFYHACDQPGVAVLCIMDYDTLQYCDFLGSVVSIWVTILCMARLKKILKYVLFVLGTLLIAMSLQLDRRGVWNMMGPCLFALLIMVTAWVHHGAKRRHCYPSSWKRWVFYLLPGITLAFIAISVYAFMETNENYYYTHSIWHVLVACSVAFLLPPRDKHKKPWAWPQKLTCRYQICQNDREELYAVT is encoded by the exons aTGGCCGGGGCAGCCGGGCCGCCcctgccgccgctgctgctgctgctgcagctcctggcgcTGCCCGCCGGCCGCGCCGGCCCCG ACTCCCTGTATGTGTCCGAGTACTTCTCTCAGAGTGCACAGAAGCTCTCCTTCTACAGCTGGTATGGCAACGCCAAGCTCTTCCACTTCCACGTGCCCGAGGACACCGTGCTGCtgcgctggctcctgcaggcaTCCCGGGGAAAGGGCCCTGAGTGCACCAGCATGGAGATCACTGT GCACTTTCGGCACGGAGCCCCTCCCGTCATTAACCCTTTGGGCACCCGCTTCCCTGCCAACGCCACCGTCCGTCCCTCCTACAACATCAGCATCAccctgagcagtgctgtgcagaaCACCACCTTTGTCAACGTCACcacccctgctgctggggactgGTTCATCGCCGCCCACCTGCCCCAGGCCGCGGGCAGGATCGAGGTCAAG ggctTCTCCACTCCATGCCCCTATATGTTCCAGGCAGATATGTTTGTGCTCAGACTCACTGATATGCCTGTCCTGGAGCCTGGTGTGCCCATGCCTCACACCGTTGTCTCGCCTGCTAAGCCACTGCATGTCAA ggTCTTCGTTCCCAAGCACGCGGCGGCGATGCGGttccagctgagcagctgcGTCACCAGCGAGCAGAGAGCCTGCACTGtgagggtgctgctgggctCCATCACCCTGCCCCAGTCCTTCCAGAGGAGCCTCACCTGCACGGGGAGCACCAactgcagcctggccctggagTCGCCCCCCTGGGAGAAGTGGCTGCAGATCATGGTGGAGAGTCTGGGCACTGCCAACGCCAGCGTGTCGGTGGAGATGCTGACTACTTTCACAG TTTGCAGaccaggaagcagcagctccttccttaACTTCATCAGCCTGAaccagagccaggctggtgcCAGGccgggagcagcaggcagctctgctggggctgcagcaggggctccCCAGAACACGTCGGGGCAGCGCAGCAGCTcgtgcctgcagagccagcccgTGGTCAGGGAGGACCTGGACGTGGTGTCCGTGCGCTACCGGCTGCTGAACGGCCCCAGCGTGCCCGTGAGCTCCCTGGcccccaccctgctcctgctcaaCCTCAACACAGGCATGGACAGCGGGGGATCCCTCGTGGTCAGTCTGCTGCTCAACAAG ACATCTGTGAGCCTGGCCAATGCCACCGTGGCAGCCTGTGTGAGTGCTGCTTCTCCAGTGCTGTCCCTCAACGCCACACAGAACTGCAGCACAG CTTTCTCCCAGGGCTACCCTCTGAGTGTGAGCACGTCCTCTGCAGAAGCCACGCTGATTGTCCTGTACCCACAGACCGATGACTggttcctgtccctgcagctcctctgccccagggcacaggg GGGCTGTGCCGGTGCTGAAGGCAGAGTGTCGGTGTTCGCCTACCTCACCCCCTGCTTCAACGACTGCGGCCCCTACGGGCAGTGCAGCCTCCTGCGCAGGCACGGCTTCCTCTACGCCGGCTGCAGCTGCAAGGCCG GCTGGGGCggctggagctgcacagatGACAGCAAGGCCCAGACCGTGGGCACACAGAACCTGGCCACGCTGCTGCTCACCCTGAGCAACCTCATGTTCCTGCCCGCCATTGTGGTCGCTGTCTATCGCTTCTACCTGGTGGAGGCCTCTGTCTACACCTACACCATGTTCTTCTCCACG TTCTACCACGCGTGCGACCAGCCGGGCGTGGCCGTGCTGTGCATCATGGACTATGACACCCTGCAGTACTGCGACTTCCTGGGCTCCGTGGTGTCCATCTGGGTCACCATCCTCTGCATGGCCCGCCTCAAGAAGATCCTGAAATAC GTCCTttttgtcctggggaccctgttAATTGccatgtccctgcagctggaccGCAGAGGGGTGTGGAACATGATGGGTCCCTGCCTCTTCGCCCTCCTCATCATGGTTACAGCCTGG GTTCACCACGGAGCAAAGCGCAGGCACTGCTACCCCTCGTCGTGGAAGCGCTGGGTTTTCTACCTCCTCCCAGGGATCACCTTGGCTTTCATTGCCATCTCCGTGTACGCCTTCATGGAAACCAATGAGAACTACTACTACACCCACAGCATCTGGCACGTGCTGGTGGCCTGCAGCGTGGctttcctgctccctcctcgGGACAAGCATAAGAAGCCCTGGGCCTGGCCCCAGAAGCTCACGTGTCGCTATCAGATCTGCCAGAACGACCGTGAGGAGCTCTATGCTGTGACCTga
- the MRPL28 gene encoding large ribosomal subunit protein bL28m: protein MPLHRFPPRLWAAMRMREGICARLPQHYLASLQDDTPPTPVHWEPHGLRYRRNPRTGQRERVQDVPVPVYFPPAANEGLWGGEGWVRGFRYARNDKLSTRLPKTWKPQLFKRQFYSEILDATLTITVTMRTLDLIDAAFGFDFYILKTPRADMCSKLGMDLKRTMLLRLARRDPALHPDDPARREAIYDKYKEFVIPEEEAEWVGLSLEEAIEKQRLLEKKDPVPLFKVYAEELVSQLREQQQAVQKQ, encoded by the exons ATGCCGCTGCACCGCTTCCCGCCGCGGCTCTGGGCCGCCATGCGGATGCGGGAGGGCATCTGCGCCCGCCTGCCGCAGCACTACCTGGCCTCGCTGCAGGACGACACGCCGCCCACGCCGGTGCACTGGGAGCCGCACGGGCTGCGCTACCGGCGGAACCCGCGCACCGGGCAGCGCGAGCGCGTGCAGGACGTGCCGGTGCCCGTGTACTTCCCGCCCGCCGCCAACGAGGGGCTCTGGGGCGGCGAGGGATGGGTGCGCGGCTTCCGCTACGCGCGCAACGACAAG CTCTCCACCAGGCTGCCCAAGACGTGGAAGCCGCAGCTGTTCAAGCGGCAGTTCTACAGCGAGATCCTGGACGCCACGCTGACCATCACCGTCACCATGCGCACGCTCGACCTCATCGACGCCGCCTTCGGCTTCGACTTCTACATCCTCAAG ACCCCCAGGGCTGACATGTGCTCCAAGCTGGGCATGGACCTGAAGAGGACGATGCTGCTGCGCCTGGCCCGGCGCGACCCCGCGCTGCACCCCGACGACCCAGCCCGCAGAGAGGCCATCTATGACAAGTACAAG GAATTTGTGATcccagaggaagaagctgaatgGGTTGGCTTGAGTTTGGAAGAAGCCATAGAAAAACAGAGGCTCCtggaaaaaaag GACCCTGTTCCCCTCTTCAAGGTGTATGCTGAGGAGCTCGTCAGccagctgagggagcagcagcaggcagtgcagaagCAGTAG